The window AGGACCGCACCTCATGAAGCTTCGAGCTTCCCCCCATCCGGACCTGATCCTGTTCAACGGCAAAATTCGCAGTCTGGCCGGCGACGGAGCCGTCTTCGAGGCGCTCGCCTGCACCGGCTCGCGGATCGTCGCCACCGGCGGCTCCGACGAGATTCGCCGGCTCGCCGGGCCCGGCACCCGGGAGGTGGATCTCCGGGGGCGCACGGCGATTCCCGGGTTGACCGACGCGCACGTCCATCTCTCGGAAAAAGGAACCGCGGAAATGGAGCTGGTCGACTGCCGGGACTTCTACACCGACGTGCATACCGTCGCCGATATCCTGGAGCGCCTCGCGCGACGGGCGGCCGAGGCTCCCGCGGGATCGTGGATCGTGGCGCACGGGAGCCCGATGCAGGACTTTCGCTTGAAGGAGAAGCGCTTTCCGGACCGCCACGACCTCGACCGGGCCGTCCCGGATCATCCGGTCTCGATCTCCTTCGGCGCCCACATCACGGTGTGCAACACCAGGGCCCTGGCCGCTGCCGGGATCACGGGCGACACAGCCGATCCTCCCGGCGGCGCGATCCGCCGTGACCCGCAAACGGGCGAGCCGACCGGCGAGCTCCACGAGCGGGCTCAGCTGATCGTCAAGAAGGTCGCGCCCGAGTTCAACTACCTCCAGCTGAAGGACGGCATCGTGTTCGCGCTCGGCCAGTGTCTGGAACGCGGCGTGACGACCGTGCACGATATCGTGCGCTCGGGAGAGCCGGTGCGCGCCTATCAGGAGATCTACCGGGAAGGACGGTTGCACGCGCGGGTCAGCCTGCTCCCGCGCGTGATCGAGTCCCATATCGGCTCGAGCAGCCTGATCGAGCTCGGGCTGCTGCCGGGGTTCGGCAACGAATGGCTGAGAATCGGCGGGGTCAAGATGAGCATCGACGGCGGCATCACCGGCCGCAACGCCTGCTTCTACGAGCCGTACGAAGACGATCCTCACAATCACGGCATCATTCGCATCGAGCAGGATGAGCTGAACGACACCGTCCGCAAGTGCCACGAGGCGGGCTTGCGCTGTTGCGTCCACGCAATCGGCGACAGGGCCTTCGACATGGCGCTCGATGCCTACGAAAACGCTCTGCGCCACTCGCCGCGCCGGGACCACCGCCACCGGATCGAGCACATGGGCAACTGGCTGAGCACCCCTGAACGCATGCAACGGATGACGCGTTGGGGCATCATCGCCATCCCGAACATCGCCATCGGCTACTACGTCGGCGACGCGATCCTCGACTGCGTCGGCGAGAAGCGGCTCACCAAGGCATTCCCGTTCCGCACGCTGTTGCGAAACGGCGTGATCATCGCCGGCGGCTCCGACTCGCCCGGCTACTGGCCCGTGGACCCGCTCCGCGACATCGCCGCATGTGTCTCCCGCAGGATGCGCTGGGGCGAGGTCTGGGTGCCGGAGGAGCGAATCAGCGTCGCCGAGGCCTTCGCCATGCACACCACCACGGCAGCCTACGCGGGCTTCGAGGAAAACGACAAGGGAACGCTGGACGTCGGCAAGCTGGCCGATATCGCGGTCCTCGCCGAGGACCCCTTCGAAATTCAACCGGAGCGGATCAAGGACCTGAAAGTCGAGATGACGGTCGTCGGCGGCGAGATCAAGTATCAGGCTTGATCCGCCGCCGTCCGGGTCAGGCCCGGATCCTCATGTCGGCGGCGAGCACCTTCTCGTCGGGCCGCGGCCGCCAGACGACGTTGCGCGCCACGCCGTAGATCTCGGCGAGAGTGTACAGCGGCACCAGAGGAACGTCCTCCATGAGGATCCGCCCCGCCTGCTGCAAGAGCGCCACCCGTTTTTTCGGATCTCCGGTTTTCTGCTCCTCGTCGATGAGCCGGTCGAACTCGGGGTTCTTGTACTGGACCCGTCGGGTGACCCCGGAGCGGTAATACTGGTCGAAGACCGTGTCGGCGTCGATCGCCGGCCGTCCGACGTAGTAGAAGGGTAGCTTGCCGCCGTTCACGCCCTCCTTCCCCCAGAAGATCACGAATTCCTGCGAGACCAGCTCGACCTTCACCCCGGCTTTGCCGAGCTGATCGGCGATCACCTGGCATACCTCGCGCGCTTTCGGATAGCGGTCGGGCGAGAAATAGAGCTTGACCTCGAGCCCGCTGCCGTAGCCGGCCGCGGCCAGGAGCTCCCTCGCCTTCTTTGGATCGTGAGGATAGCGCCTGATCTTGGGATCGTAGCCGATCACGTTGGCGCCGAGGGGACCGTTCATCACGTAGCCGTTTCCTTCGTATACGTGCTTGATGATCGCCGACGGGTCGACGGCGTAGTTGAACGCCTGCCGGACCGCCTTGTTGTCGAACGGCTTGTGCGTGACGTTCATCGCGAGGAAGTACATCCGCAGCCCTTCCACCTTTTCGGCCCGCACCCGGGGATGGTTTTCCAGCCGCGAAAGCTCCTCGACCGGCACGTTGTTGATCACGTCCCCCTGGCCGGCGAGCAACCCGGCAACCCGACCCGCGTCTTCCTTCACCCGTCTCAGGACGATCTCCTTGATGTCCGGCTTGCGGCCCCAGTAGTCCTCGTTGCGCGTAAGGACCAGGTTGCCGTCGCGCTGCCAGCTCACGAACTTGTACGGCCCGGTTCCGATCGGGTGCTGGTCGGCCTGGTCGCCGTATTTGTCGGCGGCGGCCTTGCTGATCATGAAACGGTTGTACAGCCGGTCGAGGAGCACGGCGCTCGGCTCTCGGGTCGTGAAAACCACGGTATGGTCGTCGGGCGCCTGCACCTCGGTCACATCGGCGAAGTTCGAGGCCTGAAGGCTGCGCTTGTCGGTCCTGATCCGGTGGACGGAATAGACGACGTCTTTGGCGGTGAACGGGCTGCCGTCGTGAAAGCGCACCCCCTTGCGCAGGCGGAAGACCCACTTTTTCCCCTGGAATTCCCACGACTCGGCCAGGACCCCGTAGTATTCCTTGCGCGCGTAATTGACCTCAACCAGCGGCTCGATCATGTGCTGCCAGATTCCGTAGTGCGGGCTGGCGCTGATGGCGTAGGGATTGAGGCTGTCCAGGCCGATGCTGCTGAGGATCGTCAGACGATCCTTCGAAGCCGCAAAAACCCGGGCCCCCGGGATCGCGCCCGCCAGGGCCGCGGCCCCGGCTCCGGCGCTCCACTTCAAGAACTTCCTGCGACTCACCCCCTCGTCCTGCAAACCCATGGCGTTCCTCCTCGGTGAACGAATTGGCTACTTGATGCTCATGTCGTAGGCGAGAACTTTTTCATCCGGCCGCATTTTCCAGTGGAGATTCCGTGCCAGGCCGTAAATGTCCGCGAGGTTGTAGAGCGGCACGAAGGCCGCGTCTTCCATCAGGATCTTGCCCGCCTGCTGGAGCAGCGCGATTCTCTTTTTCTGATCGGCTGTTCTTTTCTCCTCGTCGATTAATTTATCGAGCTCGGGATTGCTGTAGTTGGCGCGCTTCGTCGTGCCGGTTCGGAAATACTGGTCGTAGAGGGTGTCGGCGTCCGTCAGCGAGCCGCGCCCGATGTAGTAAAACGGGAGCTTGCCGCCGTTGACGCCGTCCTTGCCCCAGAACAGCGCCCATTCCTGCGAGATCAGCTCCACGCGGAATCCGCCCTTGACCATCTGCGCCGCGACCACCTGACAAACTTCCCGGTCCTTCGGATACCGTCCCG is drawn from Candidatus Zixiibacteriota bacterium and contains these coding sequences:
- a CDS encoding amidohydrolase, which translates into the protein MKLRASPHPDLILFNGKIRSLAGDGAVFEALACTGSRIVATGGSDEIRRLAGPGTREVDLRGRTAIPGLTDAHVHLSEKGTAEMELVDCRDFYTDVHTVADILERLARRAAEAPAGSWIVAHGSPMQDFRLKEKRFPDRHDLDRAVPDHPVSISFGAHITVCNTRALAAAGITGDTADPPGGAIRRDPQTGEPTGELHERAQLIVKKVAPEFNYLQLKDGIVFALGQCLERGVTTVHDIVRSGEPVRAYQEIYREGRLHARVSLLPRVIESHIGSSSLIELGLLPGFGNEWLRIGGVKMSIDGGITGRNACFYEPYEDDPHNHGIIRIEQDELNDTVRKCHEAGLRCCVHAIGDRAFDMALDAYENALRHSPRRDHRHRIEHMGNWLSTPERMQRMTRWGIIAIPNIAIGYYVGDAILDCVGEKRLTKAFPFRTLLRNGVIIAGGSDSPGYWPVDPLRDIAACVSRRMRWGEVWVPEERISVAEAFAMHTTTAAYAGFEENDKGTLDVGKLADIAVLAEDPFEIQPERIKDLKVEMTVVGGEIKYQA
- a CDS encoding ABC transporter substrate-binding protein encodes the protein MGLQDEGVSRRKFLKWSAGAGAAALAGAIPGARVFAASKDRLTILSSIGLDSLNPYAISASPHYGIWQHMIEPLVEVNYARKEYYGVLAESWEFQGKKWVFRLRKGVRFHDGSPFTAKDVVYSVHRIRTDKRSLQASNFADVTEVQAPDDHTVVFTTREPSAVLLDRLYNRFMISKAAADKYGDQADQHPIGTGPYKFVSWQRDGNLVLTRNEDYWGRKPDIKEIVLRRVKEDAGRVAGLLAGQGDVINNVPVEELSRLENHPRVRAEKVEGLRMYFLAMNVTHKPFDNKAVRQAFNYAVDPSAIIKHVYEGNGYVMNGPLGANVIGYDPKIRRYPHDPKKARELLAAAGYGSGLEVKLYFSPDRYPKAREVCQVIADQLGKAGVKVELVSQEFVIFWGKEGVNGGKLPFYYVGRPAIDADTVFDQYYRSGVTRRVQYKNPEFDRLIDEEQKTGDPKKRVALLQQAGRILMEDVPLVPLYTLAEIYGVARNVVWRPRPDEKVLAADMRIRA